CGTAAATCCTCAATATCCATTCATTATCCTTTTTTTCATCCTTAATGAACTGCTCAAGAATAATTTTATTTTGAGATATGAGAATATATTCCTTCAGCGTTGGAATCGACATATAGAATTTAAACTTTTGGCTGCGGTCGTATTTCTCGGTTGAGTCGGATAGAACTTCAGTAACTGTAACCGGGTTTTTTAACGTATCTACTTTAGAGTCGACGAATTCCGTCTTACCACAAACAATTGAGATATCGGGATATGTGTAAAGGCCCGATTTTTCAATCCAGATACGCATATTCGACGAGTATACTTTACACGGTTTTTCTTCTACTAATTGATGGATTGCCGCAAAGGTATTACCGCAAATCAACTCATGCTTTTCGCTTGCGCCGGCTAAGGCAAACATTTCGCCATTATAATACTCGCTTTTAATATCTGCTTTGCGCTCAATGGCAAGATATTCGTCGGGAGTTAAGTTTGTTTTTTGCTTGGGCTGCATTATGTATGTTGATAGTCGTAAAAGATTTTACCTGCCCGCCGGTCAGGCGGGGATTTCAGATTTCATGGTTCGACAAGCTCACCACAAGTGGTTCGACAAGTGGTTCAGGAGAAATTTAATTATTCTGATAACAGAGATAATCCGTATTTTTTGGTTTCTGTAAGTAATTAAACCAATAAGCAAATAACGATTTTCATCAAACTATCAAACCACAACTCTTTTGCTTTTTCAAAACTAATTCCGTGTTTTTTCTTATTAACTGAAGTTACGTAAAAGAGTCATTTTTAGATGTTTCGCTTCGCTCAACATGACAAAAAGTCAATTCTGCGTAACTTCAGTAATGTATTAAATTTTAATTTTGTTGATGTTGAATATTTGATATTAAGTTTTTCATTTCAATAAGATAAGCAGGTAAACTTTTATACACATCCAAAGCAGTTTCAATGCTGTATGTATGAACAGTCAAATTTCTATTTTCGAGCATTTCAATCCAGACGTTTTCATTATCAATTAAGTTCGCTTTAAACGCCATCTTCATACAGTCTCTTGGTGAATTGCAGTCGATCATTCCTTTATACTCAAAAAAAGCTTTAACGGTTTTCCAGGCAAGTTCAAAGCAAAACTCAAAATATTGTATACATCCGGCTTGTTTTAGATCGTCATCTGTTCTTTCTTTTAAAGCATTTTCAAGCTGAGTTACCGCCGTTTGATAATCGTTTAACAACAACTCAAACTTAGGCATACAGCACCGAGTAATTTTTTAACGCTTCATTTCTAAACGACTTGGAGACTTTATTAAAATCAACTAAGTCGATTGTGTATAAAGTAGGCAGTTCATCCAAAGCGTCTTTCAGTTTGTAAAAGTCTGCAATGCTCAACGATTTCTCGCCAAGTATTCCGATATCAAAGTCGGAGTGTTTCTTGTTTTGTCCGCTTGCTCTCGAACCAAAAAGAATAACGCGGTTATTTATTAACAAGTGTCGGTTTTGTCGGCAGACTGATTTTATCATGTTAGTTATTTCTATTTCGCGTAGCGTATTCATCTATTTATGAGCTTTGAGTATTGAGCGTTGCTGGTTCGACAAGTGGTTCGACAGGCTCACCACAAGGTTTTGAGTTTTTTGCGCCAAAGGCGCATCCGCCTCTGGCGGAAGTTATTAGTATAAAGTTCTTATGTCGCATCAAAACAGAGATGCCTTTTTCATTATTTCTTTCAGTTCCCTTACAACAGGTGCGAGGGTGGTTCTTCGATCCCACAAAATAAAACCAACTAAAATAAACATACCGCTGAATAAAATACCGAAACCCAAAAACATAAATCCTCGTAGTTCGTCAAATCTTTTATCCATCCGGGTTTCAAGAGCATCCATGCGTTTTTCGAGATTTTTCTGCCCTTCTTCTAAACGAATAACTCTCTCTTTAA
The nucleotide sequence above comes from Bacteroidota bacterium. Encoded proteins:
- a CDS encoding Uma2 family endonuclease — protein: MQPKQKTNLTPDEYLAIERKADIKSEYYNGEMFALAGASEKHELICGNTFAAIHQLVEEKPCKVYSSNMRIWIEKSGLYTYPDISIVCGKTEFVDSKVDTLKNPVTVTEVLSDSTEKYDRSQKFKFYMSIPTLKEYILISQNKIILEQFIKDEKKDNEWILRIYDKLEDSFEIYSIKEKINLKDIYDKIEFEPNERLNR
- a CDS encoding nucleotidyltransferase domain-containing protein; this translates as MNTLREIEITNMIKSVCRQNRHLLINNRVILFGSRASGQNKKHSDFDIGILGEKSLSIADFYKLKDALDELPTLYTIDLVDFNKVSKSFRNEALKNYSVLYA
- a CDS encoding nucleotidyltransferase substrate binding protein; amino-acid sequence: MPKFELLLNDYQTAVTQLENALKERTDDDLKQAGCIQYFEFCFELAWKTVKAFFEYKGMIDCNSPRDCMKMAFKANLIDNENVWIEMLENRNLTVHTYSIETALDVYKSLPAYLIEMKNLISNIQHQQN